In Microbacterium sp. 1.5R, the following are encoded in one genomic region:
- a CDS encoding DNA-directed RNA polymerase subunit alpha, which translates to MLIAQRPTLTEEKIVENRSRFIIEPLEPGFGYTIGNALRRSLLSSIPGAAVTSVRIDGVLHEFSTIPGVKEDVTEIILNIKQLVVSSERDEPITAYLRKTGSGEVTAADISAPAGVEVQNPELVIATLNETAKFELELTIERGRGYVSATQNRNEYAEAGQIPIDSIYSPVLKVSYRVDATRAGERTDFDKLVLDVETKSAISPRDAVASAAKTLTELFGLARELNVEAEGIEIGPAPVEAVNSSELSMPIEDLDLSVRSYNCLKREGINTVSELVALSETQLMNIRNFGQKSVDEVRDKLISLGLSLKDSVPGFDGAHFYGGSEDESF; encoded by the coding sequence GTGCTTATTGCACAGCGTCCCACACTGACCGAGGAAAAGATCGTCGAGAACCGTAGCCGGTTCATCATCGAGCCTCTGGAGCCCGGCTTCGGATACACGATCGGCAACGCGCTTCGTCGCAGCCTGCTGTCGTCGATCCCCGGCGCCGCGGTCACCAGCGTTCGCATCGACGGCGTGCTGCACGAGTTCAGCACCATCCCCGGCGTGAAGGAGGATGTCACCGAGATCATCCTCAACATCAAGCAGCTCGTGGTCTCGTCGGAGCGCGACGAGCCCATCACCGCTTACCTGCGCAAGACCGGTTCGGGCGAAGTGACCGCCGCTGACATCTCGGCTCCGGCCGGTGTCGAGGTCCAGAACCCCGAGCTCGTCATCGCGACGCTCAACGAGACGGCGAAGTTCGAGCTCGAGCTCACGATCGAGCGTGGCCGCGGCTACGTCTCGGCGACGCAGAACCGCAACGAGTATGCCGAGGCCGGTCAGATCCCGATCGACTCGATCTACTCGCCGGTGCTCAAGGTCAGCTACCGCGTCGACGCCACCCGTGCGGGTGAGCGCACCGACTTCGACAAGCTCGTCCTCGACGTCGAGACCAAGTCGGCCATCAGCCCCCGCGACGCCGTCGCTTCGGCTGCGAAGACGCTCACCGAGCTGTTCGGTCTCGCCCGCGAGCTGAACGTCGAGGCTGAGGGCATCGAGATCGGCCCGGCACCGGTGGAGGCAGTGAACTCCAGCGAGCTGTCGATGCCGATCGAGGACCTCGACCTCTCCGTCCGCTCGTACAACTGCCTGAAGCGTGAGGGCATCAACACTGTTTCCGAGCTCGTCGCCCTGTCGGAGACGCAGCTCATGAACATCCGCAATTTCGGCCAGAAGTCGGTCGACGAGGTGCGTGACAAGCTCATCTCGCTCGGTCTGTCGCTCAAGGATTCGGTGCCCGGTTTCGACGGCGCCCACTTCTACGGCGGCAGCGAAGACGAGTCCTTCTGA
- a CDS encoding FAS1-like dehydratase domain-containing protein — MAVNQDLVGREFPPTSPYLVGREKVREFARAVFADAPQHTDVEAARAAGFADVVAPPTFAMVIQDHTLQQLLAEPDSGIVLARTIHAEQKFAYSRPIVAGDELTGRLRVTGIRMMGGNAMITSAAEITDADGEHVVTATSVLLVGAEEGAE, encoded by the coding sequence GTGGCAGTCAACCAAGATCTGGTCGGCCGGGAGTTCCCGCCGACGTCCCCCTACCTCGTCGGCCGTGAGAAGGTGCGTGAGTTCGCGCGTGCCGTCTTCGCCGATGCACCGCAGCACACCGACGTCGAGGCGGCTCGCGCAGCCGGTTTCGCCGACGTCGTCGCGCCCCCGACGTTCGCGATGGTCATCCAGGACCACACTCTTCAGCAGCTCCTCGCCGAACCGGACTCCGGCATCGTCCTGGCGCGCACGATCCACGCCGAGCAGAAGTTCGCGTACTCGCGCCCCATCGTCGCGGGTGACGAGCTCACAGGTCGACTGCGCGTGACCGGCATCCGCATGATGGGCGGCAACGCCATGATCACCAGCGCGGCCGAGATCACGGATGCCGACGGCGAGCACGTCGTCACCGCCACCAGCGTGCTGCTGGTCGGCGCGGAAGAAGGAGCCGAGTGA
- the rpsK gene encoding 30S ribosomal protein S11 yields MAAPKAAARKPRRKEKKNIALGHAHIKSTFNNTIVSITDPSGAVISWASSGGVGFKGSRKSTPYAAGMAAESAARQAQEHGVKKVDVFVKGPGSGRETAIRSLTAAGLEVGSIQDVTPQAHNGCRPPKRRRV; encoded by the coding sequence ATGGCTGCACCCAAGGCCGCCGCGCGCAAGCCGCGCCGCAAGGAAAAGAAGAACATCGCGCTGGGCCACGCCCACATCAAGTCGACGTTCAACAACACGATCGTCTCGATCACCGACCCGTCCGGCGCTGTCATCAGCTGGGCATCGTCGGGTGGCGTGGGCTTCAAGGGCTCGCGCAAGTCGACGCCCTACGCCGCTGGAATGGCTGCCGAGTCGGCCGCCCGCCAGGCGCAGGAGCACGGCGTCAAGAAGGTCGACGTCTTCGTCAAGGGACCGGGCTCGGGTCGCGAGACCGCGATCCGTTCGCTGACGGCCGCCGGCCTCGAGGTCGGCTCGATCCAGGACGTCACGCCGCAGGCGCACAACGGCTGCCGCCCGCCGAAGCGCCGCCGCGTCTGA
- the rpsM gene encoding 30S ribosomal protein S13, with product MARLAGVDIPRDKRVVIALTYIYGVGRTRSVEILKATEIDESIRVKDLSDDQLIALRDYIEGNYKVEGDLRREVAADIRRKVEIGSYEGIRHRRGLPVRGQRTKTNARTRKGPKRTVAGKKKAR from the coding sequence ATGGCACGTCTTGCCGGCGTTGACATCCCGCGCGATAAGCGCGTGGTGATCGCCCTTACCTACATCTACGGCGTCGGCCGTACCCGCTCGGTCGAGATCCTCAAGGCTACGGAGATCGACGAGAGCATCCGCGTGAAGGACCTCAGCGATGACCAGCTGATCGCCCTCCGCGACTACATCGAAGGCAACTACAAGGTGGAGGGTGACCTGCGCCGCGAGGTCGCCGCAGACATCCGCCGCAAGGTCGAGATCGGCTCCTACGAGGGCATCCGCCACCGTCGTGGCCTCCCGGTCCGTGGTCAGCGCACCAAGACCAACGCCCGTACCCGCAAGGGCCCGAAGCGCACCGTCGCAGGCAAGAAGAAGGCCCGCTAA
- a CDS encoding MaoC/PaaZ C-terminal domain-containing protein, with translation MPFAVGDVVAERAVHLTRESLVRYAGASGDFNPIHYRDDIAAEVGLPGVLAHGMLTMGIASSVVVAALEPGTRILDYGVRFTKPVVVHPTEGADLHVIATVGAVDDESTRIDLKVTFAETTVLVKAQLRVAS, from the coding sequence ATGCCGTTCGCTGTCGGAGACGTCGTCGCGGAGCGCGCCGTCCATCTCACCCGCGAATCGCTCGTGCGGTACGCAGGAGCATCGGGTGACTTCAATCCGATCCACTACCGGGACGACATCGCCGCCGAGGTGGGTCTGCCGGGAGTGCTCGCGCACGGCATGCTCACGATGGGCATCGCGTCGTCGGTGGTCGTCGCGGCCCTCGAACCGGGAACGCGGATCCTCGACTACGGCGTGCGCTTCACCAAGCCGGTCGTGGTGCACCCGACCGAGGGAGCGGACCTCCACGTCATCGCGACCGTCGGTGCCGTCGACGACGAGTCGACTCGGATCGATCTCAAAGTCACGTTCGCTGAGACGACGGTCCTCGTCAAGGCGCAGCTGCGCGTCGCCTCCTGA
- a CDS encoding sulfite exporter TauE/SafE family protein: protein MSDAETLSRGPRAYTAFIGIGLIAGLLSGLFGVGGGTVIVPLLVLFLHFNQRLGAGTSLAAIVPTATVGVISYAINGSVAWIPALILAAGAVVGAQIGTRLLPKISQTVLRWFFVGFLVIVIVSLFLVVPSRDAEFELELLNGLALLAVGVGTGVLAGLIGVGGGVIVVPVLMLAFGTSDLVAKGTSLLMMIPTAISGTIGNLRNHNVDLVAAAIVGVSACTTTALGAWLATLIDPTVGNMLFAAYLVVIAVQMAMKAIKGRKKKD from the coding sequence GTGAGCGATGCAGAGACCCTGAGCAGAGGGCCTCGCGCCTATACGGCATTCATCGGAATCGGCCTGATCGCAGGCCTCCTCTCCGGCCTCTTCGGCGTCGGCGGCGGCACGGTGATCGTTCCGCTGCTCGTGCTCTTCCTGCATTTCAATCAGCGTCTCGGCGCCGGCACGTCGCTCGCAGCGATCGTCCCGACGGCGACGGTGGGCGTGATCTCCTACGCGATCAACGGATCGGTGGCGTGGATCCCCGCTCTCATCCTGGCGGCAGGCGCCGTGGTGGGGGCGCAGATCGGCACGCGGCTGCTGCCGAAGATCTCGCAGACGGTGCTGCGCTGGTTCTTCGTCGGCTTCCTGGTGATCGTGATCGTGAGCCTGTTCCTGGTGGTCCCTTCGCGCGACGCCGAGTTCGAGCTGGAGCTGCTCAACGGGCTCGCGCTGCTCGCGGTCGGAGTCGGCACCGGAGTCCTCGCCGGTCTGATCGGTGTCGGCGGGGGCGTGATCGTGGTGCCCGTGCTGATGCTCGCATTCGGTACGAGCGACCTCGTGGCCAAGGGCACGTCGCTGCTCATGATGATCCCGACCGCGATCTCGGGCACCATCGGCAACCTGCGCAATCACAACGTCGATCTCGTGGCCGCGGCGATCGTCGGGGTCTCCGCCTGCACGACCACCGCGCTCGGAGCCTGGCTGGCCACCCTGATCGACCCCACGGTGGGCAACATGCTGTTCGCGGCATACCTCGTGGTGATCGCGGTGCAGATGGCGATGAAGGCGATCAAGGGGCGCAAGAAGAAGGACTGA
- a CDS encoding DsbA family protein: MAAAKSNTNWFVIGVSAAVVVVLAVLAFVVVFLNNQATSPGTAPQSSIVNEETGAISFGSGEDEIDTYVDFMCPVCGQFEDVYGEQLQAAAADDKITLNIHPVSILNRYSTTGEYSSLSAGSMYCVAAEAPDSTLDYFNLLFANQPEENSAGLSVEELSALAEQAGAGAAADCIADGTYNKFADSQTKAHEITGTPTVEVNGNRIENSEIEAEFAKILG, from the coding sequence ATGGCAGCCGCGAAGAGCAACACCAACTGGTTCGTGATCGGCGTCTCGGCGGCAGTGGTGGTCGTGCTGGCCGTTCTGGCCTTCGTCGTCGTGTTCCTGAACAACCAGGCGACCTCCCCGGGCACGGCCCCGCAGAGCTCGATCGTGAACGAGGAGACCGGCGCCATCTCGTTCGGGTCGGGCGAGGACGAGATCGACACCTACGTCGACTTCATGTGCCCCGTCTGCGGGCAGTTCGAGGACGTCTACGGCGAGCAGCTGCAGGCGGCAGCCGCCGACGACAAGATCACGCTGAACATCCACCCGGTGTCGATCCTCAACCGCTACTCGACGACGGGGGAGTACTCCTCGTTGTCGGCCGGCTCGATGTACTGCGTCGCCGCCGAGGCTCCCGACTCGACTCTCGACTACTTCAACCTGCTCTTCGCGAACCAGCCGGAGGAGAACTCGGCCGGTCTCAGCGTCGAGGAGCTGAGCGCGCTCGCCGAGCAGGCCGGGGCGGGCGCCGCGGCTGACTGCATCGCCGACGGCACCTACAACAAGTTCGCCGACTCGCAGACGAAGGCGCATGAGATCACCGGAACCCCGACCGTCGAGGTCAACGGGAACCGCATCGAGAACAGCGAGATCGAGGCGGAGTTCGCCAAGATCCTCGGCTGA
- a CDS encoding VOC family protein yields the protein MSGLIPYLLFPGNAAEALEHYRDVFGGELQLVDYASAGRADGPADAVAHGQLSGPVELAGADAGADDDAVQMSGMFLSLLGTADASTLTSWFDRLSEHGRVTDALQKRAWGDYDGTVTDRYGIRWLIGFHDEE from the coding sequence ATGAGCGGACTGATCCCGTACCTGCTGTTTCCCGGAAACGCGGCCGAAGCGCTGGAGCACTACCGTGACGTCTTCGGAGGAGAGCTTCAGCTCGTCGACTATGCCAGTGCGGGTCGTGCAGACGGTCCGGCCGATGCGGTCGCCCACGGGCAGCTCTCAGGACCGGTCGAACTGGCGGGAGCGGATGCCGGTGCGGACGACGATGCCGTGCAGATGAGCGGGATGTTCCTCTCTCTGCTCGGCACCGCCGACGCGTCGACGCTGACGAGCTGGTTCGACCGGCTGTCAGAGCATGGCCGAGTGACCGACGCCCTGCAGAAGCGCGCGTGGGGCGACTACGACGGCACCGTCACCGACCGCTACGGCATCCGCTGGCTGATCGGCTTCCACGACGAGGAGTGA
- the rplQ gene encoding 50S ribosomal protein L17: MPKPTKGPRLGGGPAHERLLLANLAAALYTHKSIKTTETKAKRLRPLAERLITFAKRGDLHARRRVLSVIGDKSVVHTLFAEIAPLVADREGGYTRITKVGNRKGDNAPMAVIELVLEPVTPKAKSTKKAAKAEKPAEVVEEAPAEEAPVEEAPADETVEAGAESQAEGEAAEAAAEDAVEKKSE; the protein is encoded by the coding sequence ATGCCCAAGCCCACTAAGGGTCCCCGCCTCGGAGGCGGCCCCGCACACGAGCGCCTGCTGCTTGCCAACCTCGCGGCGGCTCTGTACACCCACAAGTCGATCAAGACGACCGAGACCAAGGCCAAGCGCCTGCGTCCGCTCGCCGAGCGCCTGATCACCTTCGCCAAGCGCGGAGACCTGCACGCTCGTCGTCGCGTTCTCTCGGTCATCGGCGACAAGAGCGTCGTGCACACGCTCTTCGCCGAGATCGCACCGCTGGTCGCAGACCGTGAGGGTGGCTACACCCGCATCACGAAGGTCGGCAACCGCAAGGGTGACAACGCCCCCATGGCAGTGATCGAGCTCGTTCTCGAGCCCGTCACCCCCAAGGCGAAGTCCACCAAGAAGGCTGCCAAGGCTGAGAAGCCGGCCGAGGTCGTCGAGGAGGCTCCCGCTGAGGAGGCTCCCGTCGAGGAGGCTCCGGCAGACGAGACCGTCGAGGCCGGCGCCGAGTCGCAGGCCGAGGGCGAAGCAGCCGAGGCTGCCGCCGAGGACGCTGTCGAGAAGAAGTCCGAGTAA
- a CDS encoding pyridoxal phosphate-dependent aminotransferase — translation MTERAPLSRKLSAIAESATLKVDAKAKALKAEGKPIISYAAGEPDFATPQFIVDAAAEALADPASYRYTPAPGLPALREAIAAKTLRDSGLEVSPSQVIVTNGGKQSVYQAFQAVVNPGDEVLLPAPYWTTYPEAIRLADGTPVEVFAGADQDYKVTVDQLEAARTERTTALVFVSPSNPTGSVYTAEETAAIGEWALEHGIWVISDEIYQNLTYEGVKATSIVEAVPAVAGQTILVNGVAKTYAMTGWRVGWMVGPADAIKVAANLQSHLSSNVNNVAQKAAIAALNGPQTEAEQFREAFDRRRRLIVSELSKIDGLVVPNPLGAFYVYPDVQGLLGRTWGGKTPTTSLELADLILEQAEVAVVPGEAFGPSGYIRMSYALGDDQLLEGVQRLQRLFA, via the coding sequence GTGACCGAACGCGCTCCTCTCTCCCGCAAGCTCTCCGCCATCGCCGAATCCGCGACCCTCAAGGTCGACGCCAAGGCCAAGGCACTCAAGGCCGAAGGCAAGCCGATCATCTCGTACGCCGCCGGCGAGCCCGATTTCGCGACCCCGCAGTTCATCGTCGACGCGGCCGCCGAGGCGCTCGCCGATCCCGCCAGCTACCGGTACACCCCGGCTCCGGGCCTGCCCGCGCTGCGCGAGGCGATCGCCGCGAAGACGCTGCGTGACTCCGGCCTCGAGGTCTCGCCGAGCCAGGTCATCGTGACCAACGGCGGCAAGCAGTCGGTCTACCAGGCGTTCCAGGCCGTGGTGAACCCGGGCGACGAGGTGCTTCTGCCTGCGCCGTACTGGACGACCTACCCCGAGGCGATCCGTCTTGCGGACGGCACGCCGGTCGAGGTCTTCGCGGGCGCCGATCAGGACTACAAGGTCACCGTCGACCAGCTCGAGGCCGCTCGCACCGAGCGCACGACCGCGCTCGTGTTCGTGTCGCCCTCCAACCCCACCGGATCGGTGTACACGGCCGAGGAGACGGCGGCGATCGGCGAGTGGGCACTCGAGCACGGCATCTGGGTCATCTCCGACGAGATCTACCAGAACCTCACCTATGAGGGCGTCAAGGCGACCTCCATCGTCGAGGCCGTGCCCGCGGTGGCGGGGCAGACGATCCTCGTCAACGGCGTCGCGAAGACCTACGCCATGACCGGCTGGCGCGTGGGCTGGATGGTCGGACCGGCGGATGCCATCAAGGTCGCCGCGAACCTGCAGTCCCACCTGTCGAGCAACGTCAACAACGTCGCACAGAAGGCGGCGATCGCTGCCCTCAACGGGCCCCAGACCGAAGCCGAGCAGTTCCGCGAGGCGTTCGACCGCCGCCGCCGCCTCATCGTGTCCGAACTGTCGAAGATCGACGGACTCGTGGTGCCGAACCCGCTGGGCGCCTTCTACGTCTACCCCGACGTGCAGGGTCTGCTCGGACGCACGTGGGGCGGCAAGACGCCGACGACCTCGCTCGAGCTCGCCGACCTCATCCTCGAGCAGGCCGAGGTGGCCGTCGTCCCGGGCGAGGCATTCGGTCCCTCCGGGTACATCCGCATGTCGTACGCGCTCGGCGACGACCAGCTCCTCGAGGGTGTGCAGCGACTGCAGCGTCTGTTCGCCTGA
- the infA gene encoding translation initiation factor IF-1 gives MAKKDGVIEIEGVISEALPNAMFRVELSNGHKVLATISGKMRQNYIRIIPEDRVVVELSPYDLTRGRIVYRYR, from the coding sequence ATGGCTAAGAAAGACGGTGTCATCGAGATCGAGGGCGTGATCTCCGAGGCTCTGCCCAACGCGATGTTCCGCGTTGAGCTCTCCAACGGACACAAGGTCCTTGCAACGATCTCAGGCAAGATGCGGCAGAACTACATCCGCATCATCCCCGAAGACCGTGTGGTCGTGGAGCTCAGCCCCTACGACCTGACCCGCGGACGAATCGTCTACCGCTACCGCTGA
- a CDS encoding AMP-binding protein, which translates to MVRSSYPDVEIPAVSIHQFLFGDVEEDRLDAVALVDGVSGATTTYRQLIAQIDLFAGALAARGVDVGTKVGVLCPNIPAFATVFHGILRAGATATTINSLYTAEEIANQLTDAEATWLITVSPLLPGAKAAADAVGLADDHVIVLDGAEGHPSLPALLGEGRPAPEVSFDPATHLAVLPYSSGTTGRPKGVMLTHRNLIANVSQCRSTISLGDDDRVLAVLPFFHIYGMTVLLNFALRQRAALVTMPKFDLTEFLRVVQEHRTSWVFIAPPIAVALAKHPLIDQYDTSAIKVIFSGAAPLDGALASAVADRLGCTVCQGYGMTETSPVTHAIPYDRPDIDRSSVGMLLANTEARLVAEDGSDVTAPAEGASEPGELLIRGPQVMAGYLNRPDATAEMLDGDGWLHTGDVATVTHDGIFRIVDRLKELIKYKGYQVAPAVLEAVLLEHPAIADAAVIGVPDADGQEVPKAFVVAQQGADLDADAVMAHVAAHVAPHEKVRQVEFIDAIPKSASGKILRKDLRAR; encoded by the coding sequence ATGGTGCGCAGTTCCTATCCCGATGTCGAGATCCCCGCGGTCTCGATCCACCAGTTCCTCTTCGGAGACGTCGAGGAAGACCGTCTCGACGCGGTCGCCCTCGTCGACGGAGTCAGCGGCGCCACCACGACCTACCGTCAGCTGATCGCCCAGATCGACCTCTTCGCGGGCGCGCTCGCAGCGCGAGGGGTGGACGTCGGGACGAAGGTCGGGGTCCTCTGTCCCAACATCCCGGCCTTCGCGACGGTCTTCCACGGCATCCTGCGGGCAGGAGCGACGGCGACCACGATCAACTCCCTGTACACGGCCGAGGAGATCGCGAACCAGCTGACCGATGCCGAGGCGACGTGGCTGATCACCGTCTCGCCGCTGCTGCCGGGCGCGAAGGCCGCCGCGGACGCCGTCGGACTCGCCGACGACCACGTGATCGTCCTCGACGGCGCCGAGGGGCATCCGTCGCTGCCTGCCCTGCTCGGCGAGGGTCGCCCCGCTCCCGAAGTGAGCTTCGACCCGGCGACGCATCTCGCCGTACTCCCCTACTCCTCGGGAACGACCGGCCGGCCCAAGGGCGTCATGCTGACCCACCGCAACCTGATCGCGAACGTCAGCCAGTGCCGCTCGACGATCTCTCTCGGTGACGACGACCGAGTACTCGCCGTCCTGCCGTTCTTCCACATCTACGGGATGACGGTGCTGCTGAACTTCGCGCTGCGCCAGCGCGCGGCTCTTGTCACGATGCCGAAGTTCGACCTGACGGAGTTCCTCCGGGTCGTGCAGGAGCACCGGACGAGCTGGGTCTTCATCGCGCCGCCGATCGCCGTCGCGCTCGCGAAGCATCCGCTCATCGATCAGTACGACACCTCCGCGATCAAGGTCATCTTCTCGGGGGCTGCTCCGCTCGACGGCGCTCTCGCATCCGCAGTGGCCGATCGGCTGGGGTGCACGGTCTGTCAGGGCTACGGAATGACGGAGACGAGCCCTGTCACGCACGCGATCCCGTACGACCGCCCTGACATCGACCGCTCGTCCGTCGGGATGCTGCTCGCGAACACGGAGGCGCGTCTCGTCGCGGAGGACGGCTCCGATGTCACTGCGCCGGCCGAGGGCGCCAGCGAACCGGGCGAGCTGCTGATCCGCGGTCCCCAGGTGATGGCCGGATACCTCAACCGGCCGGATGCGACGGCCGAGATGCTCGACGGCGACGGCTGGCTCCACACCGGCGACGTCGCGACGGTGACGCACGACGGCATCTTCCGGATCGTCGACCGTCTCAAGGAGCTCATCAAGTACAAGGGCTACCAGGTCGCGCCGGCCGTGCTCGAGGCGGTCCTGCTCGAGCATCCGGCCATCGCCGATGCGGCCGTGATCGGCGTGCCCGACGCGGATGGGCAGGAGGTACCCAAGGCGTTCGTGGTCGCGCAGCAGGGAGCAGACCTCGACGCGGATGCGGTGATGGCGCACGTCGCCGCCCATGTCGCGCCTCATGAGAAGGTGAGGCAGGTCGAGTTCATCGACGCCATTCCCAAGTCGGCATCCGGCAAGATCCTTCGCAAGGATCTGCGCGCACGCTGA
- the rpmJ gene encoding 50S ribosomal protein L36 has product MKVNPSVKPMCDHCKVIRRHGRVMVICKSNPRHKQRQG; this is encoded by the coding sequence ATGAAGGTCAACCCCAGCGTCAAGCCCATGTGCGATCACTGCAAGGTGATCCGCCGTCACGGCCGCGTCATGGTCATCTGCAAGAGCAACCCGCGCCACAAGCAGCGCCAGGGCTGA
- the map gene encoding type I methionyl aminopeptidase: MFRKSIYKSAAQLRAMVEPGLITAAALDAVRPLIRPGVTTLELDAEANRVILARGAESNFQLVRGYRHTTCISVNEEVVHGIPGERVLQAGDIVSIDCGAQFQGWNGDSAITVVVPDETRPELVARREELSRVTEGSMWAGIAAMASASHLGDIGAAIQGYIEAQGPSAVSGETYGILREYVGHGIGRKMHEAPSVFNYRTPDPGAEVKPGLVLAIEPMVTAGSDETFVEDDDWTVSTVDGTDGSHWEHSVALHADGIWVLTAADGGAAGLAPFGVTPTPIA, from the coding sequence ATGTTCCGCAAGTCGATCTACAAGAGCGCGGCTCAGCTGCGTGCGATGGTGGAGCCCGGTCTCATCACGGCGGCTGCGCTCGACGCCGTGCGCCCGCTGATACGACCCGGTGTCACGACTCTCGAGCTCGACGCCGAAGCGAACCGTGTGATCCTCGCCCGTGGCGCGGAATCGAACTTCCAGCTCGTTCGCGGATACCGGCACACCACCTGCATCTCGGTGAACGAAGAGGTCGTCCACGGCATCCCGGGTGAGAGGGTCCTTCAGGCAGGCGACATCGTCTCGATCGACTGCGGCGCGCAGTTCCAGGGCTGGAACGGCGACAGCGCCATCACCGTCGTCGTCCCTGATGAGACGCGCCCCGAGCTGGTCGCCCGGCGCGAGGAGCTCTCGCGGGTCACGGAGGGCTCGATGTGGGCGGGGATCGCCGCCATGGCGTCCGCTTCGCACCTCGGTGACATCGGAGCCGCGATCCAGGGTTACATCGAGGCACAGGGCCCGTCAGCCGTCTCCGGCGAGACGTACGGCATCCTGCGCGAGTACGTCGGCCACGGCATCGGACGCAAGATGCACGAGGCGCCCAGCGTCTTCAACTACCGCACGCCCGACCCGGGCGCCGAGGTCAAGCCCGGTCTCGTGCTGGCGATCGAGCCCATGGTCACTGCCGGCAGCGACGAGACCTTCGTCGAGGACGACGACTGGACCGTCTCGACGGTCGACGGCACCGACGGCTCGCACTGGGAGCACAGCGTCGCACTGCACGCGGACGGGATCTGGGTGCTGACCGCGGCAGACGGGGGAGCGGCCGGTCTCGCCCCGTTCGGCGTGACGCCGACCCCGATCGCCTGA
- a CDS encoding UDP-N-acetylmuramate dehydrogenase: MHEVEPLRLATLTTLRTGGAPERMLEASTTAELIDALTDVWSRGDEWFVLGGGSNLFIGDESFEGTVIRVLTRGIEELPSPHAGRIRLRVQAGHGWDDLVAYAVEHGYAGLEAMSGIPGTVGASPVQNIGAYGQEIQETLVEVELIDEATGEVSVVPASELGLGFRTSVLKHHYGSVPQRRAVILSVTVDLLVADERVVRGEQLRRALGLDSDAPVPLTWVRERILATRASKGMLLDENDPDTHGVGSFFQNAIVPEVVARALPPECPRWPVTPDLDTVTVIPLASYDGYVPPAKPEAPDVKVSAAWLIEQAGIRKGFKLPRSRASVSTKHALALTNRGGATAAEVSELARFIQSRVHSEFGLVLQPEPVLLGVEL; encoded by the coding sequence GTGCACGAGGTCGAGCCGCTGAGGCTCGCGACTCTCACGACCCTGCGCACGGGAGGCGCCCCCGAGCGCATGCTCGAGGCATCGACCACGGCGGAGCTGATCGACGCGCTCACCGATGTGTGGTCACGCGGCGACGAGTGGTTCGTGCTGGGCGGAGGATCCAACCTGTTCATCGGCGACGAGTCGTTCGAGGGGACGGTCATCCGCGTCCTCACCCGCGGCATCGAGGAGCTGCCCTCGCCGCACGCGGGACGCATCAGGCTGCGTGTGCAGGCGGGGCATGGCTGGGACGATCTCGTCGCCTATGCGGTCGAGCACGGTTACGCCGGTCTCGAGGCGATGAGCGGCATCCCGGGCACCGTCGGCGCCTCGCCCGTGCAGAACATCGGGGCGTACGGGCAGGAGATCCAGGAGACCCTGGTCGAGGTCGAGCTGATCGACGAGGCCACCGGCGAGGTGTCGGTGGTGCCGGCATCCGAACTGGGGCTCGGTTTCCGCACCTCCGTGCTCAAGCATCACTACGGCAGCGTGCCGCAGCGTCGGGCCGTCATCCTGTCGGTCACGGTCGACCTTCTCGTCGCTGACGAGCGGGTGGTGCGCGGCGAGCAGCTCAGGAGGGCGCTGGGTCTGGACTCCGACGCCCCGGTGCCGCTGACCTGGGTGCGCGAGCGGATCCTCGCCACCCGCGCCTCGAAGGGGATGCTGCTCGACGAGAACGATCCGGACACCCATGGCGTCGGCTCGTTCTTCCAGAATGCGATCGTGCCGGAGGTCGTGGCCCGTGCTCTGCCGCCCGAGTGCCCGCGGTGGCCGGTGACCCCGGATCTGGATACCGTCACGGTGATCCCGCTCGCCTCGTACGACGGGTATGTCCCTCCCGCCAAGCCGGAGGCCCCCGACGTCAAGGTGAGCGCAGCGTGGCTGATCGAGCAGGCCGGAATCCGCAAGGGGTTCAAGCTGCCGCGCTCGCGCGCCTCGGTCTCGACGAAGCACGCGCTCGCCCTCACCAACCGGGGCGGGGCGACAGCGGCCGAGGTCTCGGAGCTCGCACGATTCATCCAGAGCCGCGTCCATTCGGAGTTCGGTCTCGTGCTGCAGCCGGAGCCCGTGCTGCTCGGCGTCGAGCTCTGA